From the genome of Treponema denticola:
AAAACTAAAAAAAACTTGACTTTTACTCAAAAGAGGCTTAGAATGTATGCATGGAATTTAAAGATGCATTAAAACCCGATTCTGTAGATTTAAAGGATGTTATAACTCCTGAAACCATTAATCTGCACTTAAAAGGGACTACAAAAGAAGCTATTATTGATGAGTTACTTGATACGCTTGTAAAAGCCGGAAAAGTAAAGGACAAGCTCGCAACCAAGGCTTGCGTTTTGGATAGGGAGCGTAAGATGTCCACAGGTATGAAGCACGGTATAGCTATTCCGCATGGAAAGACAGATTCTGTAAGCGATCTTGTTGCCTGTATAGGTATTGCAGATAATCCCGTAGACTTTGACTCTTTGGATCAAGAACCTGCCCGTATTTTTATTATGACACTATCGCCTCTCGATAAGACAGGCCCGCATTTACAATTTCTTGCACAGATAAGCCTATTATTCAAGAGTGCAGAAAAACGGGAAGAACTTTTAAGAGCTGCAAACGAAAAAGCTGTCATAAAGCTTTTAATGGAAAGCGACGAGGACTAATAGGTTAAAAAGCTATAAGTAATGGCCTATGCAAAGCCCTGCACAGGCCATTATTTTTTATCCTGCTTATTCTGTGTAATGAAAAGCTTCATAGAAGAGCTTATCACCCTGTTGACAAATTAGAAGATTTAACACATATTACTATCATGGCCCATAAAAAAGAGAGTTTTTTCCAAAAAATAATAGGTTTATTTATGTCTTCTGAGAGCCCTGAAGCTATAAAAAAGCGGAAATTGAAGGATATTTCAAAGCAAATAGGAAAAACGAGATACGGCAAATGGTATAAATCGAACTCTCAAGAAGTCCTGCCTCAAGCAGCGCAATTTTTTTACGGTATATACAAGGTTGTCGGTTCTGCACGGCCTCTTTTAGCCGGAGCCGCTTCTTCAAAGGTTTTAAAAAATATTACCGTAGAAAACGCTCTTTCCGATAAACAAAAAAAATTGCTTGAAAACCTTTCTGAAGAAGCAATTATAAGCCGGTCTAAAGATACAAATGCCGAGTCACTTGCAGAAACTATTAAGAAAGAACTAAAGACATTTATAGGAGAACTTGATTCCAATCAAACACAAAAGATAGATTTAATTTACCAACATCTTGAGGCCTTTATTCACTTTGTACTTTTCGATTATTATTTTTTACTCCGCAAATTCGATTCAAGCTTTATCGAGAATAACTTTAACTATACACCCAATTTTCAAACAATCAGAGGAGAGTATATTGCAGAGGATTTAAAGGATTTTGCAGCCGTTTTTTATCAGCTTAGCATTGATGCGGATTGGAATATAATATTTGACATAATAAAAACTTATAAAAACATTCAGCCTGTTCATGCAGGCCAATGGAAGAAGCTTTTAGCTTCCTTAAACGACCTCCGCCGTTCACGGGCTCTCGAATATATAATCCAGCACATTACCGAGGATATAATTTATACGGTTGAAACCACTCCCTTTACCGAAAAAGTAATGGACACCTATGTTTCTCAAATTAAAACAAATACACAAAATGTTATAAACAAGCTCATAGAAGAACAAAAATCTTCAAAGGTTGCGGTTTTAATAAGCAGAATTTTCGGAAGCCAAGTTATTTCCGGAATGAAAAACTATACCATTGATGCAAACAAGGCCTTTTCAAAAAGAGGCTTGCCGGGATATATTTATGCTGAAGAAATGAGCTACTTAAAATCTTTTTTAATGGAATATGTAAAAGCGGATATCAGAACTCTTTGTGATCTGTTTTTAGTAAGAGGAAATTGGGGCAGCTTTGCAGGCACTACAGCAGACTTTTCAAACAGTTTTCATGCTATTATCCAGGTTGCATCCAAAACCGTAGAATTTGATGAAAAACTTTCAGAAGCATCGGACATAGGAGTAAAATTTAGGACTCTTCTTTCCAGAATGGAAAGAGAAAAGGAAGCCGGACGGCAAGCGGCAAAGCTTTTAAACGATGTAAACGAAACCGCTCTTAAACTTATAAACATTTCATTAAAACATATAATAGTCATAGGCAACAACTTTAAGACAATCATTGCCGATTATGACAGGCCCCGACGCGAATTAATCCAAAACTGGAAAGAAATTGAGCAGCATTCGGAAAGACCTGTAAGAGAATGGCTGGTTGAAGCCTATAAAAGAATCTACGATTTTATAATGTTAATGCAGCTTTTTATAAAAAAAGAATAAGAAAGCCTCGAAAAACTTCAGCTTTTCAAGGCTTTTTTATTTACATCATTGTCGTGGGCTGACCCGTAGCATCTAAAGCATCCCGCCATAAGGAGCTTTCAGGGTTGACATATTTTCTTTCCGAGACTATTTGTTCAATCGGCAGGTGAACAAATTTATTGTTGACAAGCCCGATAAGGGTTCGAGTCTTCCCTGCCATAGCAGCATGAACCGCATTGTTTCCTAAGCGCTCGCAATAAACCGAGTCTATAGGGGCAGCAATTGAAGAGCGAATCTGATAACTGGGATCTATGTATTTTAGGTTTATGTGCATACCTATCTTTTCAAAATAATCGGTTATTTCTTTCTTTAAAAACAAACCTATATCCGCAAGTTTTTTATTTCCTGAAGCATCCGTTCCTTCTTCAATATTCATTAAATGCTGACCGGCTCCTTCGGCTGCAACGATGAGGGCATAACCGTTTTCAATAAGCTTTTTTTCTAAAAGCTTTAAAAAGCCGTTTTCACCGCCCAATTCAAAGCGGACTTCGGGTATAAGAACAAAGTGAGCCTCATGGCAGGCAATGGCCGTATGGGTTGCGATAAAGCCTGACTCCCTTCCCATGAGCTTTACCAAGCCTATACCGTTGATTTGCGAACTGGCCTCCATATTGGCTGCCGCCACCGATTCAGTAGCCTTTGCAATAGCCGTATCGAATCCGAAAGATTTTTGTATAAAAGAAAGGTCATTATCTATGGTTTTGGGAATACCTATTACCGAAATTTTTAATTTACGTCTTTCAATTTCTTTTGAAACTTCGAGGGCGCCTTTTTGCGTACCGTCACCGCCGATAAAAAACACCATATTGATATTCATCTGCTCGATTCCGTCTACTATTTCGGTTACCCTTGTACCTCCGCCTCGCGAAGTGCCCAAAAAAGAGCCTCCCGTTTTATGGATTCCGTTTACTGCTTCAGGAGTTAAAGGAATGGGAGAAAACCCATATTCGGAAATAAATCCCTTATACCCGAATTTTATTCCGCTGATTCGGCGGACACCGTACCGTGTCCAAAGACAGCGGACTATAGCCCTTATAACGTCATTTATGCCGGGGCATAACCCTCCGCAGGTAGCAATTGCAGCATGTACATAGTTGGGACTAAAATATATTTTTTGGCGGGGGCCGGCCTTTTCGATAAGGTCGGCGTGGGTTAGAGGCTCTCCGGTTTCACCCAAGGAGGCATCCAAATTATACCTTATAAATTCGTTATCGGTAACATAGTTTGCAATCAGATCTCCGTGTGTTTCCGATAGCATAATAGGAGACTGTATTTTACATTCTCCTAATGTAGAAATGGAAAAGTCCGTTTTTTTCATAATAACCTCCTAACTCCCGTTCAATGAATTATTTAATCTTTCTCTTCAAAAGATAAATCGTTTCCTGCGTCAATTTATCGCCTTCTTTTATATCCATTCTTTTAAACATTCCTTGTGGAACTTCAAGAGCATAGCGTACTGAATAAGTACTTTCAACTGTTTCCAGACTATAAGGCGTCATATCGTATATTTCTTTAATTATACCGGAGCTGTCAATAAAAGCAATTGAAAGAGGGTGAGGCGTATTCTTCATCCAAAATCTTAACTTAGTATCTTCCTTATATAAAAAAATCATTCCTGTGCCTTCAGGGATAAGCTTCCGCTCCATAAAGCCTCTTTGTTGCTGAGCAGGCGTAATTGCAAGTTCCACACTTATTTTTTCGATATTTTTCTTAACGGATTCTTCGGTTTTTGCTTCTTCATTTGTTTCTTCTGTCTCTTCATTTGAGATTTTTTCTATAAAAATATCTTCAGTTTCCATTTTATTTTGAGAAGAACACGAAGCAAAAAAACAAAGCATAAAAACTAAGATTAAGCCCTTTTTAAAAATCATTTATAAATTCCTCTCTTAAAACATCACTATAAGCCTTATCGGTTTGACTTTTTTCCAAAAGCTCATTAAATACTTTTAAGTCAATATATTTTATTGCCAGAGGGCGCTCTAAAATCATTGAGATGTTTTCGTTTTTCCAAATAGCCCTTTTTGGGTCTATACTTAATGGCTCGCCGTATTTTGAAGTCAGGGCAGAATACATCGAATAATAATCTATTCTGTCGGTATCCATCTGGATAATTATAATATATAGATTGTCTTCATAAAACTGAAACCAAGCCCTTTTAATATTACTTGAACCATTTGTTTCAATAAGGCTTCGGTTTTTTCCGGGTAAAAGCGAGATATCCCTTTCTCCCCGATACCCGAATATGGAATCTTTTAAAAGAGCTTCTTTAACGGCATCCATATTCATTCCGAGGCTTATTTCTCGATACCCTGCAGGAAGTTCGGCAAACTCAGGATTCTCTTCTTTTTTTTCGGTTTCAGTTTTTTTAAGAATTTCCTTAGCGGACTCTGTATCTTCGGAAAAAGCAAAGCCTATCAAAATAAAGACTATACAAAAAAACAATTTTTTCATAATGTGCTTCCGTTCTACCAATATCCGCCGCTCTTTGCACGGGCATTCATACGGGATTTTTCAATTTCCTGCATCTTCTTAAAGTAGGCGGCCTGCTTTGAAAGCTCCAGCTCGTCCGTTATGGAAATTTTAGATCCGTCACATCTTACTATGGGCTGCTTTAAAAATCTTGTAACTGCTTCGGATACTTCCTCTTTAGGTATACCGCACATATTTGCCAGCTCGACAGGACCGAAGTTAAAGGTATGATACTTACCCTTTACGGGTTTAATTCTGGATTTTTCAAGCTGAATAGCAAGCATATCATACATTTTTTCGACATGGTCTTTTATAAGGGTATTTGCAAGCTGCTTGTACATTGCCCAAATTCTATCTGCAAAGGTAGTTGTAAGACGGGCAATCAGCTGGGGCTGAGTAGCAACCATTTGGTTAAAGTTTTGCCGGTTTACAGCTAAAAGCTGACATCCTTCGTCGGTAACGATTGCACTGGCAGATCGGGGTTTATTTTCCAAAAGGGCCATTTCGCCGAACATATCGCCCTCTTTTAAGACAGCTAAAAGCACTTCATTATTATCCAAAATCTTTGTTATTTTTACATGGCCTTTTTGAATAATATAGAGCTCGGTTCCGGATTGGCACTCACAAAAAACCATATGCTCTTTGTCATAGAGCCTTATCATTTGATTTGTAGGAGGTTCAAGCACTTCCATAGGAAGCTTTACCCCCATCGCCTTAATAGCCATAACTCTTTTTTGAGCCGCATCGGCAAATTCACCCTTGGGCTGAGCCTTCAAATAATGATAATATGCATAGAGGGCTAAATCAAACTTTGACATCCTCAAATAATATTCGCCTATTGTAAAAAGGTGCGATATACTCGTTACAACATTCCTTTTTAAGGTAATACGGGTTAGGGCCTCATCCAAATAACGCATCTTTTTTGGAAAAGAATAGATAATCTTCATTGCAACAGAGGTATTTTTTTCTATTAAGTGGGGGAACTGATCATAGGGAACGGAAATTAAAAGAGCATCGGTTAAGGCTATCGCGGTTTCAATTTGATTGTGACCCGACATACAGGAAACAACACCTAAAAAATCACCCGGGCCAAGGACATTACCGCCTTCCTCAACTACAACCTCATCCTCTTTTGCAACCTGCACCTTTCCGCTTTGTATAATATAAAAATGATCGGTATCCGACTTTCCCTCTATAAGAATATATGAGCCTTTTTTAAAATTCAAAAACGATAGCTGTAACAAGTTTTAACCTCTCATACCTTTGTGTACTGAAAATAAACACAGTATACATTTATAGTATATTTTGAAAAAGTCGAATTGTCAACCTACCTACCTAAAATACTTATTAATTATTTTTCCGATTGTATTTTTACACCTTTTTTGATAGAATAGGCACATGAGTACCTTTAAAAAAATTACCGATTTTATTGAATCCAAAACAGAAGATATTATAGGATTGGAAAGGCTTTTAACCTCCATTCCAGCTATGGCTCCGGAATCCGATGGGGACGGAGAATTAAAAAAATGTGAAGCCCTGGAAAAATACTTAAAAGAAGCGGGTTTTAGCAATTTTGAACGCTTAGATGCCCCTGATGAGAGGGTTTCTTCAAAAATACGCCCTAATCTGATTGTTACCATTCCCGGAAAAAACGATAAGGAAAGGCTCTGGATTATGAGCCATCTGGATGTAGTTCCTCCGGGCGACATATCCAAATGGGAAAGCGATCCTTGGACTGTAATTGAAAAGGACGGAAAACTTATAGGCCGAGGAGTTGAAGACAACCAGCAGGGCCTTGTTTCTTCGGTTTTTGCAGCCTTGGCTTTTATCAAATTGGGAATCACCCCTGAACATACTATTAAGCTTTTATTTGTTGCCGATGAAGAAGTCGGCTCCCAATACGGTATAATTTACCTCCTCAATAAGCACAATCTTTTTACAAATGACGATTTGATTCTTGTACCCGATGGAGGCGACCCTAAGGGAGAAACTATAGAAATAGCCGAAAAAACCAGCCTTTGGCTCAAGGTTATCACAAAGGGAGTCCAAACCCATGCTTCAATGCCGAACACGGGTAAAAACGCCTTTGTTGCAGCCTGCGACCTTGCCCTCAGCTTAAACGGCTTGGAAAATCATTTTAACAAAAAAGACGATTTATTTTCGCCTAATTATTCAACCTTTCAGCCGACTAAAAAAGAAGCCAATGTACCGAACGTAAACACAATTCCGGGAGATGATGTTTTTTATGTAGACTGCCGGATTCTTCCTTCTTACGATGTAAATGAAGTCTTAAAAGAAATGCAAAAGAGAGCTTCAGAGGTTGAAAAAAAGTACGGAGTGGGTGTCAAGTTTGAATATGATGAACCTGAGGCTTCCCCTGCAACACCTAAGGATGCGAAGATTGTAAGCCTTCTTTCATCTGCCGTAAAAAAGGTAAAAGGAATTGAAACCTCTACAATAGGAATAGGAGGCGGAACGGTCGCTGCCTGTCTGCGCTCTAAGGGCTTTAATGCCGTTGTTTGGAGCTCCCTTGATGACAGCTGCCATCAGCCCAACGAATATGCTTTTATAAAGAATATCGTAAGCGATGCAAAGGTTATGGCAGCTATGATGTTCGGTGTCAAAAATATTTAAAGACCAAACACTTAAAATATGAGCAAAAAAAACTGGAGGGAATTTTCGGCCGCTGAAACAGCAGATTTTGAGCAGCCCGTCTTAATTTCCTCCGCTTTTCAAAAACTGATAGAAGAATCAGAACCCGAAGACTCAAAGGCCCTCCGCCTCCAAGTTGAGCCTTCAGCCTGCGAAAAAACCGTATGCTCTTACGAAACAGCCGACCCTCTCGGCGAGCAAAAATACTGTATCACCCCCTATCTTGTTCATCAATACGAAAACAGGGTGCTTCTTATAACGACAGGGAAGTGCCTTTCATATTGCCGTTATTGCTTTAGGCGAGGCCTCACTGCCCGATCTCAAGATTTCATCGGAGAGAAAGAATTAAAGGAAGTTACGGACTACATCAAAAAGATGCCTCAAGTTACGGAAATCCTTGTCTCAGGCGGAGATCCTTTAAGCGGAGGTTTTAAAAAGCTGGAAAGGGTATTAAAAAAACTAAGAGCCGTAAAAGATGACCTTTTGATAAGGCTTTGTACCCGAGCCCCTATTTTTGCACCCGAACTTTTTACGGAAGACCTTTTGAACCTGCTAAAAAAAACAAAACCACTATGGCTCATTCCTCATATAAACCATCCTGCGGAGCTTGGAAGAGAGCAAACAAATGCCTTAAATGCCTGCATTGAAGCCGGTATACCCATTCAAAGTCAAACGGTTCTTCTAAAAGGTGTAAACGATAATGAAAAAACTTTGGTTAAGCTTTTTCATAAGCTTACCTGCATGGGCATAAAACCGGGCTATCTTTTTCAGCTGGATCCTGCAGCCGGAACCTCCCATTTCCGTGTTCCCTTAAAAGAGGCCTTAGAGCTTTGGGAAAGAGTAGAACCGAAACTTTCAGGTCTATCCCGCCCTCAGTTTGCGGCGGACCTTCCGGAAGGAGGAGGAAAATTTTCTCTTTCAGCTCTTATTTATTCCAAAAAAATCATCGATCAAAAAGAGAATTAAAGTTTTAGTGCCCTTGGTGCAGACGGCATTATACATAAGTATACATATTAATGTATACAAAAATATACAGTATCTTACTAAAAATTATGATTTTTGATCTGAAGCGTCTATAAGTTTTAATAACTCCATTATTATCGGCTAAAAAACCTTGTATCTTAGCACACTTTTTGCTTGCTAATTTATGAGGTAATACTTATGACGGAGAATCTGCTTTTACAATACATTAAAGATAGCAAACAATATCCTCTTTTATCAGCCGAGCAAGAAGCAGAATTAGCCGATGAGGTAAAAAAAGGCAATGCAGAGGCAGTAGAGACTCTTATTACATCAAATTTGAGGCTTGTAATAAAAATGGCTAAAAAGTTCAGCTCAAATGAAAACCAAATTTTAGAGCTCATTCAAGAAGGCAATATGGGACTAATGAAAGCGGCCTCTAAATTTTCAAAATCATTTAAAGTCCGTTTTTCAAGCTATGCAGCTTGGTGGATAAAACAATCTTTTATAAGATACTTAAATTCTTCCGACAAAGTTATAAAACTCCCTGTAAGAAAAGAAGCCTTAATTCGGCAAGTACACAAAGAAGAAGAAAATTATAGAATAAAATACGGAATTTCACCTTCTTATAGCCAGCTTGCAGAAATAATGAAAGAAAAAGTAGATATTATCGCTCAGATAAAATCGTTTAATTATACAGATATATGCAGTTTAGACGATCCGGTTGATAACGAAAGATCGGCAAACCTGTATGATTTTATTCCATGTAATACCTATAACCCGGAAGAAGAGTTTATAGATAATGAATTCAAAGAAAAATTAAATAAGTGTTTGGAAATACTTAATGACCGCGAAAAAGATGTTTTAAGAAACAGATACGGCCTTGACGGCACTATGACATCAGCCACCTTTGCCGTCTTAGGAAAAAAATATTCAATCTCGGCTGAATCCATCCGTCAAACCCAGCTGAGAGCCATAAAAAAATTAAGAGCCGATACAAATAAGATTAGAGCAATGGTCTCGGTATAGCTTTTCTTTCCTACCTGATTTTTTTTATCAAATATGATACAATGGAGCTAGAGGTATAAACATGAACATAGAACTTTTAGCTCCGGCAGGGAATACTGAGGCCCTTGATGCTGCCGTAAACGAAGGAGCCGATGCCGTATATTTAGGCTTAAAAACTTTTAATGCGCGAATGCGTTCCTCCAATTTTGCATGGAGCCAATTTGAGGCAGCCGTAGACAGCCTTCACAAGCGGAATAAAAAGGTCTATGTTACCGTTAATACGGTTTTAACCGAAGAAGAAACCGAAAAAATGTACCGCTTTTTAAAATACCTTGACTCCGTTTCTCCCGACGGCATCATCGTTCAAGATTTGGGCATAGTTCAAATGGCTAAAACACACTTTCCAAAATTAAAGCTTCACGCCTCAACCCAGATGAATATAGCCTCGGCCAAGGCTGCAAATGCTTTAAGCCGATTCGGAATATCAAGAGTCGTTTTAGCGAGAGAGCTTTCATTAAAAGAAATCGAAGCGGTCAACTTAAATACCTCCTGCGAGCTTGAGGTTTTTGTGCACGGAGCCCTCTGCGTCTGCCAATCGGGGCTTTGTATGTTTTCTTCCTACCTTGGAGGAAAATCGGCGAACCGAGGAATGTGTGCCCAAGCCTGCCGAAGACTTTACACGGCCCACACACCTCAAGGCGACAAAGACGGCTATTATTTTTCTCCCCATGACTTGCAGCTTATCGATTATGTTCCCGACCTTATAAAAGCGGGAGTTTCCTCCTTTAAAATTGAAGGAAGAATGAAGAGTGCAGAATATGTAGGAACGGTAGTTTCAGCCTACCGCCATGTAATCGACAACTGGGAAAAGAATAAAAAGGAAGCTGTCGAAACAGGCCGCCGCATTCTAGCCGGAGACTTTGCCAGAAAAAAGACGAGCTTTTTATTTGTTTCGGCAAAGGCTGAGGAAATATTAAACCCGAATCAGGCGGGCGGCACCGGTATTTTTTTAGGAACGATAGACAAAACCGCCCAATTTAAGATTAAAGAAGTTGAAGGGAAAACAAAAGAAGAGCCCATGCGCAAGGTTCACTATGTGCTTTTAAAGGGCGGCTCCTATACTCCCGATTTCGGGGATTCGATTCGGCTTCATACAAAGGATGACCGCGGAAGAGAAAGCTGGAAAATTCAAGATATAAGGATTGAAAAAGCCTCTTCAAAAAAATCAGGTTCGGCCGAAAAAGTATGGATTCAGGTCCCTGCCGATTTCGGAATAGGTGACAGCGTTTACCTTTTGCAAACTAAAAGTATGAGTAAGCGTTATACTCCGGTGCTGCCCAAAACTTTGAGTCCTTTTAGAAAAAGGCCCGGAGACGACAAGCTTCCCGAACTTAAACTCTATCCCGAAGGGAATGCTTCCGGTAATGAGGATGTAAAGGCAGGAGCAAAAAACAAACAGGACGACAAGCGGGCTAAAAAAATTTTGAGTAAATCCAATATCGATATTTTTCCTGACGGCTTCTATGTCCAAGTATCTTCTGTAAACAGTCTCCACACCATTCTTTCCGACAAACCCATGCGGGTCATTATAAACCTAAATGAAGATACTAGAGAAGCCCTAGCCGGTACGGCAAAAAACAGCAAACCTCTTCCTTTCTCAAAACGGGAAATCTTTATTTCACTTGACCCTTTTATGGGGCAAGCCGAAAGCGATGAGCTTGAACTCTATCTTATGAACCTCATCGAAAAAGGGTATACTCAATTTGTAATCAATAATCCTGCTCATATTACAATGCTGAAAAATAAAAATTTAAACCTTGTTGCAGGCCCCTATCTTTACAGCTTTAACCGCTGGGCAGTAAAATGGCTCCAAGAAAATAATATTTTAAAGTTTATATCCCCAATCGAAAACTCTCAAAAAAACCTTGAAGAGGTTTATGCTCCCGGCATGAGAAAACAGGTTTTAATTCCGGTTTTTGCCTATCCAGCCCTCTTTAGGATGAGATTTACGCTTCCAAAAACTTATGATTTTTTATATTTTTCCGATAAACAAGGAGAGGCCTTCAAGACTTTTTCAACACCGTCTGCTTCATTTGTGCTGCCGGAAAAACCTTTTTCGATAACCGACCGCATCGGCTCTTTGGAAAAAAAAGGCTTTGATAAATTCCTTCTTGATTTTTCTCACACGGAAATCGAACGCAGTGAGTACAGACACATTGTAAACTCATGCAGGAAGGGAATTTTTCTCGAAGATACTTCACGCTTCAACTGGAAAGAAGGCTTTTATGACCCTGTAAAAATTGAGGCAAGAAAACAAAAGTAATATTTTAGAAATTATTGATATTTATAAGAATTTATATTATAGTACTATTATCTAAAGGAGTGTTTTTATGTCAGAAACAAAAGGTACCTCAGCTCAAATTTCTTATCAGTCGAATAAGAGGTTCCATTCGATAGGAACTAAACTTTTATTTTTTACTGTTGTATTGCTTTTAGCCCAATATCTAATCATTGCTTACAAGGATTGGCGAAGTCTTAAAAAATTCTCTGCAAATCAAGTAAAAATGATGGCAGACATAAAACACTCAGCTTTCAACCATGAATTAAACACCTATGAACTTATGGGTAAGATACTATTGAATAATATTTCTAAAGATGAGGAAATAATAAAGGCTTTTGCAGAAAGAGACAGGAAAGCTCTTACCGAACTTACCCTACCCCTGTTTGATGAAATGAAAAAAAACTATAAAGCTAAACAATTCCACTTTCATATACCTCCTGCAATTTCATTCTTACGTGTTCACAACCTTAAAAAATTCAATGACGATCTTTCAGATTTTAGAAAAACAATTTTAAAAGCAAATTCTGAAAAAAAAGACATAAGCGGTCTTGAAGTAGGAGTAAGCGA
Proteins encoded in this window:
- a CDS encoding ATP-dependent 6-phosphofructokinase, with protein sequence MKKTDFSISTLGECKIQSPIMLSETHGDLIANYVTDNEFIRYNLDASLGETGEPLTHADLIEKAGPRQKIYFSPNYVHAAIATCGGLCPGINDVIRAIVRCLWTRYGVRRISGIKFGYKGFISEYGFSPIPLTPEAVNGIHKTGGSFLGTSRGGGTRVTEIVDGIEQMNINMVFFIGGDGTQKGALEVSKEIERRKLKISVIGIPKTIDNDLSFIQKSFGFDTAIAKATESVAAANMEASSQINGIGLVKLMGRESGFIATHTAIACHEAHFVLIPEVRFELGGENGFLKLLEKKLIENGYALIVAAEGAGQHLMNIEEGTDASGNKKLADIGLFLKKEITDYFEKIGMHINLKYIDPSYQIRSSIAAPIDSVYCERLGNNAVHAAMAGKTRTLIGLVNNKFVHLPIEQIVSERKYVNPESSLWRDALDATGQPTTMM
- a CDS encoding sigma-70 family RNA polymerase sigma factor, whose product is MTENLLLQYIKDSKQYPLLSAEQEAELADEVKKGNAEAVETLITSNLRLVIKMAKKFSSNENQILELIQEGNMGLMKAASKFSKSFKVRFSSYAAWWIKQSFIRYLNSSDKVIKLPVRKEALIRQVHKEEENYRIKYGISPSYSQLAEIMKEKVDIIAQIKSFNYTDICSLDDPVDNERSANLYDFIPCNTYNPEEEFIDNEFKEKLNKCLEILNDREKDVLRNRYGLDGTMTSATFAVLGKKYSISAESIRQTQLRAIKKLRADTNKIRAMVSV
- a CDS encoding Crp/Fnr family transcriptional regulator, whose amino-acid sequence is MLQLSFLNFKKGSYILIEGKSDTDHFYIIQSGKVQVAKEDEVVVEEGGNVLGPGDFLGVVSCMSGHNQIETAIALTDALLISVPYDQFPHLIEKNTSVAMKIIYSFPKKMRYLDEALTRITLKRNVVTSISHLFTIGEYYLRMSKFDLALYAYYHYLKAQPKGEFADAAQKRVMAIKAMGVKLPMEVLEPPTNQMIRLYDKEHMVFCECQSGTELYIIQKGHVKITKILDNNEVLLAVLKEGDMFGEMALLENKPRSASAIVTDEGCQLLAVNRQNFNQMVATQPQLIARLTTTFADRIWAMYKQLANTLIKDHVEKMYDMLAIQLEKSRIKPVKGKYHTFNFGPVELANMCGIPKEEVSEAVTRFLKQPIVRCDGSKISITDELELSKQAAYFKKMQEIEKSRMNARAKSGGYW
- a CDS encoding PTS sugar transporter subunit IIA, encoding MEFKDALKPDSVDLKDVITPETINLHLKGTTKEAIIDELLDTLVKAGKVKDKLATKACVLDRERKMSTGMKHGIAIPHGKTDSVSDLVACIGIADNPVDFDSLDQEPARIFIMTLSPLDKTGPHLQFLAQISLLFKSAEKREELLRAANEKAVIKLLMESDED
- a CDS encoding DUF192 domain-containing protein, which produces MIFKKGLILVFMLCFFASCSSQNKMETEDIFIEKISNEETEETNEEAKTEESVKKNIEKISVELAITPAQQQRGFMERKLIPEGTGMIFLYKEDTKLRFWMKNTPHPLSIAFIDSSGIIKEIYDMTPYSLETVESTYSVRYALEVPQGMFKRMDIKEGDKLTQETIYLLKRKIK
- a CDS encoding M20 family metallo-hydrolase codes for the protein MSTFKKITDFIESKTEDIIGLERLLTSIPAMAPESDGDGELKKCEALEKYLKEAGFSNFERLDAPDERVSSKIRPNLIVTIPGKNDKERLWIMSHLDVVPPGDISKWESDPWTVIEKDGKLIGRGVEDNQQGLVSSVFAALAFIKLGITPEHTIKLLFVADEEVGSQYGIIYLLNKHNLFTNDDLILVPDGGDPKGETIEIAEKTSLWLKVITKGVQTHASMPNTGKNAFVAACDLALSLNGLENHFNKKDDLFSPNYSTFQPTKKEANVPNVNTIPGDDVFYVDCRILPSYDVNEVLKEMQKRASEVEKKYGVGVKFEYDEPEASPATPKDAKIVSLLSSAVKKVKGIETSTIGIGGGTVAACLRSKGFNAVVWSSLDDSCHQPNEYAFIKNIVSDAKVMAAMMFGVKNI
- a CDS encoding DUF5312 family protein, producing MSSESPEAIKKRKLKDISKQIGKTRYGKWYKSNSQEVLPQAAQFFYGIYKVVGSARPLLAGAASSKVLKNITVENALSDKQKKLLENLSEEAIISRSKDTNAESLAETIKKELKTFIGELDSNQTQKIDLIYQHLEAFIHFVLFDYYFLLRKFDSSFIENNFNYTPNFQTIRGEYIAEDLKDFAAVFYQLSIDADWNIIFDIIKTYKNIQPVHAGQWKKLLASLNDLRRSRALEYIIQHITEDIIYTVETTPFTEKVMDTYVSQIKTNTQNVINKLIEEQKSSKVAVLISRIFGSQVISGMKNYTIDANKAFSKRGLPGYIYAEEMSYLKSFLMEYVKADIRTLCDLFLVRGNWGSFAGTTADFSNSFHAIIQVASKTVEFDEKLSEASDIGVKFRTLLSRMEREKEAGRQAAKLLNDVNETALKLINISLKHIIVIGNNFKTIIADYDRPRRELIQNWKEIEQHSERPVREWLVEAYKRIYDFIMLMQLFIKKE
- a CDS encoding KamA family radical SAM protein is translated as MSKKNWREFSAAETADFEQPVLISSAFQKLIEESEPEDSKALRLQVEPSACEKTVCSYETADPLGEQKYCITPYLVHQYENRVLLITTGKCLSYCRYCFRRGLTARSQDFIGEKELKEVTDYIKKMPQVTEILVSGGDPLSGGFKKLERVLKKLRAVKDDLLIRLCTRAPIFAPELFTEDLLNLLKKTKPLWLIPHINHPAELGREQTNALNACIEAGIPIQSQTVLLKGVNDNEKTLVKLFHKLTCMGIKPGYLFQLDPAAGTSHFRVPLKEALELWERVEPKLSGLSRPQFAADLPEGGGKFSLSALIYSKKIIDQKEN